The Deltaproteobacteria bacterium genomic sequence CTTTTAGCCAGCGGCCGGAGTCAGCCTGTTTGAGCACGAACGAGATGCCCGTGGGGGCATCCTGTTCGCTCATCTCAATATGCAATCGTCTGTCATCCTCATGCTCGACAAAGGTCGTCTCAGCGGCCTTATTCTGGTACACGACCGTTCCGGCAGGGTGGATAGAAGACGGGGGCAAAAGCCATTCATGGCGGGAGTGATTTGACACACCCCAATGCAGGATCAGGGGCCCTGGAATGTCGGTGGTGAGGGTGACATGGTATCGCTCTTTTTCTTTGCTGACGATCACGGCTAACTGATCGTTAGCAAGATGATATACGTGTTTGTAAGAGACCATTTCCTCTTTGGTTTCCTTTCTCAAGGTCTCAATGTTATCATACCTTTTTCATCTGTCTGTATACAATTTCTAGTCTAATCATAATCTTACACATATGCAACAAAAACAAACCTGCGCAGGGAAACGTCAAAGTCTTTCGAGTTTCCCTAAATTAGAAGGAGTTGGGACGTCTTAAATGCGTGCTGTTCTTAAGGCGCAAGCCGCAAATTCGAATATCGATCCGGCGACAATCTCTATGATTTCAATGGACTACCTTCGAGAATGACGGAGCCCTGCAAACCGGGAGGTTCAGATTGAAAAAACCGTGAACTTGTGATATGTGAGTTCACAAAATGAAGGAGGTTTGTGGTGTGGTGAGACTGTATTGCGCTGCGTTACTTCTATGCCTGGCAGGACTTGCGGCCTTTTTCGTATGCTCGGGCGCTGGCGTCTACGCATCGGAAAAGGCATTGCACAATACAAACATAAGAAAAGGAGATGGTACGATGACCATTACAATCACATCCCCGGTATTCGCACATAACCAAGACATTCCAGCGCGTTACACCTGTGACGGTAAAGATATTTCACCTGCGCTGGAGTGGTCCGGCCTGTCTGGAGAAACCAGAAGTGTTGTTCTGATTGTAGATGATCCCGATGCTCCTGACCCTGCCGCGCCCAAAATGACGTGGGTACACTGGGTGCTCTATAACATCCCTCCCGGTGTTTCCGGATTGCCCGAAGCCGTGAAGCCAGGGGACCTTCCCGAGGGCGCCAAAGAAGGGCTTAATGACTGGAAACGTACCGGATACGGGGGTCCCTGCCCGCCAATCGGCCGCCATCGTTACTTTCACAAGCTCTATGCCCTGGATGTTATTCTTCCGGATCTTGGCAGGCCGACCAAAGGCAAGCTCGAAAAGGCAATGGAAGGACACGTTCTCTCCAGGGCGGAGCTAATCGGAACCTACCAACGTTCCCGATAAAAACAATACCATGTGACCGCGGCGCAGTTTACGTGCACTTGATCCGGCCATCAGAAATAAAATTATCCCCAAACTTTGCTTCTCCAAATCTTGACAAAAGAACAGCCATTTGGTAGGGTGCCTTCAACTTACTTATCCATCAACGGCAACCAGAGAGGTTTGAGCGCATGAAAAATTTGCTTTATTGGTCCGCAAAGCAGAGTCTCAGGTATCATGACAAGAGATCTCAAAGGCATGATCGCATATGGAAGATCAGGATCAATGGCAAATCTCATAAACATGTGCTTTATCAACACTTGAAAAAAGAGGAATTTGAAGAAAAGGCAAATGAGTTACGACTGACAAGCTTATCTGAAACTATCCACTAATCGCCTCACATGACCCCCCGACCCTACCCGGCCAAAGGGCTCGTCACAGTCCGATCCGAAAAACATCCGGGAGATATCAGAATGCCTGACAAGAAAGCAGATCTAGCCGGCCCTGGAATTGGCGACTATGACGAACTGGAGAAAATCCTGCCGCAGGATTACAGCTCATTGCTGACTCCGAGGGAAACGCAAAAGGCCGTTTATGCAGCGAAGCAGTACATCGAGGAGAATCTGTGTAAGGAGCTTAATCTGATTCCTGTCACGGTTCCTCTGATTGTTGACGTTGAGAGTGGCCTGAACGACTACCTGGACCGTGATGGCTCACGTGGTCCAGTCCGGTTCCACATTTTAAATGACAATGACAAGAACCCGATTGATGCCGAGGTCGTGCAAGCTGCCACCAAGTGGAAACGCATGGCGCTTAAGCACTTTGGGATGGAAACAGGAGAGGGCCTGCTGACTGATATGCGCGCGGTACGGAAGGACTATTTCCTGGACCATGATCATAGCGCCTATGTGGACCAGTGGGACTGGGAGT encodes the following:
- a CDS encoding YbhB/YbcL family Raf kinase inhibitor-like protein; its protein translation is MTITITSPVFAHNQDIPARYTCDGKDISPALEWSGLSGETRSVVLIVDDPDAPDPAAPKMTWVHWVLYNIPPGVSGLPEAVKPGDLPEGAKEGLNDWKRTGYGGPCPPIGRHRYFHKLYALDVILPDLGRPTKGKLEKAMEGHVLSRAELIGTYQRSR